Proteins encoded together in one Pseudoroseomonas cervicalis window:
- the aspT gene encoding aspartate-alanine antiporter, producing the protein MSWISALLNQSPEIALFLSLALGYWVGRFQFGKFQLGGVAGSLLAAVLISQLGIQIDNGVKAVLFALFIYAVGFESGPQFFRSLGRQSIREIVMALVLAISGLATVVVLARMFGLDKGLAAGIAAGGLTQSAIIGTASAAIGKLGLPLEEVQRLQGNVAVGYAVTYIFGSLGAILVCVNLLPWVTGRSIRDDALKAEAALLAGAKVYGPGEQPAAPDLVGRLFRVDQAAGSTVAELEARAGAPVSVERIKRAGAMLGVEPQTALERDDVVLLVGRRAGLVDLAPAIGPELQSSEGMDVITLTRDVAVTNPALVGRTVAEIRSSVAPTMRHGVFLVALRRGGQPVPLGPTTRVESGDVVTLYGADSDVQRAAKAAGTTIVPSDKTDFVFHGLGLALGLLVGLAVVRVADVPLTLGSGGGALLSGLLFGWYRGRNLAIGNMPTGASTLLRDLGLAGFVAVVGLQSGQQAVSTVMQQGLTIFLLGIIVTVLPLLITMAVGRYLLRYDNTAIFAGALSGSRSANPAFGEILDKAGNSIPTASFAITYALANVFLTLLGPLIVALA; encoded by the coding sequence ATGTCCTGGATTTCCGCCCTGCTGAACCAATCCCCCGAAATCGCCCTCTTCCTGTCCCTGGCCCTCGGCTACTGGGTCGGCCGGTTCCAGTTCGGCAAGTTCCAGCTCGGCGGGGTGGCGGGCTCGCTGCTGGCCGCGGTGCTGATCAGCCAGCTCGGCATCCAGATCGACAATGGCGTGAAGGCGGTGCTCTTCGCGCTGTTCATCTATGCGGTCGGCTTCGAGAGCGGGCCGCAATTCTTCCGCTCCCTCGGCCGGCAATCGATCCGCGAGATCGTCATGGCGCTGGTGCTGGCCATCAGCGGCCTGGCCACCGTCGTGGTGCTGGCGCGGATGTTCGGGCTGGACAAGGGCCTGGCCGCCGGCATCGCCGCCGGCGGGCTGACGCAATCGGCGATCATCGGCACCGCCAGCGCCGCCATCGGCAAGCTCGGCCTGCCGCTGGAGGAGGTGCAGCGCCTGCAGGGCAATGTCGCGGTGGGCTATGCCGTGACCTACATCTTCGGCTCGCTCGGCGCGATCCTGGTCTGCGTCAACCTGCTGCCCTGGGTGACCGGCCGCAGCATCCGCGACGACGCGCTGAAGGCCGAGGCGGCGCTGCTGGCCGGGGCGAAGGTCTATGGCCCGGGCGAGCAGCCCGCCGCCCCCGACCTGGTGGGCCGCCTGTTCCGCGTCGACCAGGCCGCCGGCAGCACCGTGGCCGAGCTGGAGGCAAGGGCCGGCGCGCCGGTCTCGGTCGAGCGCATCAAGCGCGCCGGCGCCATGCTGGGCGTCGAGCCGCAGACGGCGCTGGAGCGCGACGATGTCGTGCTGCTGGTCGGCCGCCGCGCCGGGCTGGTCGATTTGGCGCCGGCCATCGGGCCGGAGCTGCAATCCTCCGAGGGCATGGACGTCATCACCCTGACGCGGGATGTGGCGGTGACCAACCCCGCCCTGGTCGGCCGCACCGTCGCCGAGATCCGCAGCTCGGTGGCGCCGACGATGCGGCATGGCGTGTTCCTGGTGGCGCTGCGCCGCGGCGGCCAGCCGGTGCCGCTCGGCCCGACGACCCGGGTGGAGAGCGGCGATGTCGTCACCCTCTACGGCGCCGACAGCGATGTGCAGCGCGCGGCGAAGGCGGCCGGCACCACCATCGTGCCCTCCGACAAGACCGATTTCGTCTTCCACGGCCTCGGCCTCGCCCTCGGCCTGCTGGTCGGGCTGGCGGTGGTGCGGGTGGCCGATGTGCCGCTGACGCTCGGCAGCGGCGGCGGCGCGCTGCTCTCCGGCCTGCTGTTCGGCTGGTATCGCGGCCGCAACCTGGCCATCGGCAACATGCCGACCGGCGCCTCCACCCTGCTGCGCGATCTCGGCCTGGCCGGCTTCGTGGCGGTGGTCGGGCTGCAATCGGGGCAGCAGGCGGTCAGCACGGTGATGCAGCAGGGGCTGACCATCTTCCTGCTCGGCATCATCGTCACGGTGCTGCCGCTGCTGATCACCATGGCGGTCGGCCGCTACCTGCTGCGCTACGACAACACGGCGATCTTCGCCGGCGCGCTGTCCGGCTCGCGCTCCGCCAACCCGGCCTTCGGCGAGATCCTGGACAAGGCCGGCAACTCGATCCCCACCGCGTCCTTCGCCATCACCTACGCGCTGGCGAATGTCTTCCTCACGCTGCTCGGGCCACTCATCGTGGCCCTGGCATGA
- a CDS encoding bifunctional aspartate transaminase/aspartate 4-decarboxylase: MEPRKDDYAQYAKLSPFELKDELIRLASGKANRLMLNAGRGNPNFMATLPRRAFLRLGLFAVSESELSYSYMPVGVGGLPRIEGIEGRFERFVAEHRDQPGVTFLGRALSYVRDQLGLSASDFLHEMVEGVLGGVYPEPPRMLRLSEQIVKQYLVREMVGGSVSGEGIDLFALEGGTAAMTYIFDSLQKNGLVAKGDKVAIGLPVFTPYIEIPELDTYALQEVPIHADPEQGWQYPDSELDKLKDPAIKVFFCVNPSNPPSVKMDDRSLARVASIVKEHRPDLIILTDDVYGTFADDFRSLFAVCPQNTLLVYSFSKYFGATGWRLGVVAAQRDNVLDRGIAALPEETKAALDRRYGSLVPDVRALRFIDRLVADSRTVALNHTAGLSTPQQVQMVMFALFAMMDESDSYKAALKQLVRRREATLYRELGLQPEIGPNAVDYYTLLDLRRISTRLYGEAFGAWVTERSSSGDMLFRIADRAGIVLLPGRGFGTQQPAARVSLANLNEYEYARIGAALRGMADELHQEFLRQHPQEETPKPG, encoded by the coding sequence ATGGAACCCCGTAAGGACGACTACGCCCAGTATGCGAAGCTCAGCCCCTTCGAGCTGAAGGACGAGCTGATCCGCCTCGCCTCCGGCAAGGCGAACCGGCTGATGCTGAATGCGGGCCGCGGCAATCCCAATTTCATGGCGACGCTGCCGCGCCGCGCCTTCCTGCGCCTCGGCCTGTTCGCCGTGTCGGAATCGGAGCTGTCCTATTCCTACATGCCGGTGGGCGTCGGCGGGCTGCCGCGCATCGAGGGCATCGAGGGCCGCTTCGAGCGCTTCGTCGCCGAGCATCGCGACCAGCCCGGCGTCACCTTCCTCGGCCGCGCGCTGAGCTATGTGCGCGACCAGCTCGGCCTCTCCGCCTCCGACTTCCTGCACGAGATGGTCGAGGGCGTGCTGGGCGGCGTCTATCCCGAGCCGCCGCGCATGCTGCGCCTCAGCGAGCAGATCGTGAAGCAGTACCTGGTGCGCGAGATGGTCGGCGGCTCGGTCTCGGGCGAGGGCATCGACCTCTTCGCGCTGGAGGGCGGCACCGCCGCCATGACCTACATCTTCGACAGCCTGCAGAAGAACGGGCTGGTGGCGAAGGGCGACAAGGTGGCGATCGGCCTGCCGGTCTTCACCCCCTATATCGAGATCCCCGAGCTCGACACCTATGCGCTGCAGGAGGTGCCGATCCATGCCGATCCCGAGCAGGGCTGGCAGTATCCGGATTCCGAGCTGGACAAGCTGAAGGACCCGGCGATCAAGGTGTTCTTCTGCGTCAACCCGAGCAACCCGCCCTCGGTGAAGATGGATGACCGCAGCCTGGCGCGGGTGGCCAGCATCGTGAAGGAGCACCGGCCCGACCTGATCATCCTGACGGATGATGTCTACGGCACCTTCGCCGATGATTTCCGCTCGCTCTTCGCCGTCTGCCCGCAGAACACCCTGCTGGTCTATTCCTTCTCCAAGTATTTCGGCGCGACCGGCTGGCGCCTCGGCGTGGTGGCCGCGCAGCGGGACAATGTGCTGGACCGCGGCATCGCCGCCCTGCCCGAGGAGACCAAGGCGGCGCTCGACCGCCGCTACGGCTCGCTGGTGCCGGATGTGCGCGCGCTGCGCTTCATCGACCGGCTGGTCGCCGACAGCCGCACCGTGGCGCTGAACCACACCGCCGGCCTGTCGACGCCGCAGCAGGTGCAGATGGTGATGTTCGCGCTGTTCGCGATGATGGATGAGAGCGACAGCTACAAGGCGGCGCTGAAGCAGCTGGTGCGCCGGCGCGAGGCGACGCTGTATCGCGAGCTGGGGCTGCAGCCGGAGATCGGGCCGAACGCGGTCGACTACTACACGCTGCTGGATCTGCGGCGGATCTCCACGCGGCTCTATGGCGAGGCGTTCGGCGCCTGGGTCACCGAGCGCTCCAGCTCCGGCGACATGCTGTTCCGCATCGCCGACCGGGCCGGCATCGTGCTGCTGCCCGGGCGCGGCTTCGGCACCCAGCAGCCGGCGGCGCGCGTCTCCCTCGCCAATCTCAACGAGTATGAGTATGCCCGCATCGGCGCCGCGCTGCGCGGCATGGCCGATGAGCTGCACCAGGAATTCCTGCGCCAGCACCCGCAGGAGGAAACGCCGAAGCCGGGCTGA